One Bythopirellula goksoeyrii genomic window, GTGCATTACAACTTCTAGATGAACGGCAACGGCCCATCGGTAGAGTAGTGAGTTGGTTAGATGGACGAGGCCAGCCATTTGATGAGGAGCTCACTAAAGAACTCGGTAATGATTTTTTTTCTACGCATGTAGGACATGGAGCAAGCGGCCTTGCGGTCGGCCAAATCTTACGGCTACGTCAGAACGATCCAAGTGCAGTAGCTAGAGATCGACAAGTAGCCTTTGTCGGCGACATTATCGTTGGCCGACTATGCGGTCGACGAGCCCATGACGCTACCTCTTTGGCAATTGCTCTGCTCTACAATCCTTGCCTCGGAAAAGCTGATCCCGAGCTATTGGAGCGATTAGAAGTGAGTGAACAGCAACTGCCCGATCTAATTACCGCCGATAAGCCAGCAGGCATCTTAACAGCAGAGGCTTCAAATCAGTTGGGTTTGCCAGCTGGTATTCCTGTGTCAGCCGCTGTTCATGACCAATATGCAACTGCATTAGGAGCCGGAGCTGTCGAAGCAGGCTCCATCTGCGTGGGGACAGGTACGGCGTGGGTAATACTAGCGAACACCTCTTCGCTGGAGAAGCCTGTGACTAGCGGTGCATTTGTATGTCAACATCTGGTAGAGGGACTCTTCGGCCAAATGCTTTCAATGGGTACTGGCGGTTCCGCTTTGGAATGGACCATCAGGTTAAAGGATTCTCTTAAATGGTCCCGTGCGCAGATCGACCAAAGTATTAAGAAAGTGGCAGCTGGGTGCGAAGGGCTCGTTTTTTGGCCACTCTTTTCACCTTACGCTGCTGAGCAGAGTTCCGTTGAATCTCGCCTCACGAGCATCAAATTAAACCATTCTTTCAATCACGTTCTCCGCGCCGTCTTGGAGGGACTGGTTTGTGAATTAACGCGACACCTGCAAATCTTCGAACGGTGCAATATTCCTGTTAGTGAACTTTTTCTCTGTGGCGAAGGGGCAGCAAGTAATGTCACGCCACAAATCATCGCAAATACTTCAGGAAAACCCGTTGAATGTATTGGCGAACCATTTGTAAGTGCAATGGGGGCAACAGTTTTAGCCCGAGTTCTAGCGAATCCGTTAGATCGGGACCTTCAAAGCGTCGCCCGCCAGTATCCCCCAGCCTCAACGAGGATAGAACCGAACGAGGATCAGGAGATTTACCGAGAAGTACTCACCCGATATTTGCAGCCATTCTCCGAGAATTAGAGATTCCACCATTATGCCGTCCACACCGCTTCATCATGTTTGGGAATATACAGATACGGATCGCTCATTCTGGCAAGAGCATCTTGAAGACTGGGTGCCGCAAACAATATTCGATGCCCACACGCACATTCATGAGCCGGAATATCGACTCCACCCGATGACTGATGAAATGCGTAAGCAGTATTGGGTAAATGAACTGTTTGAGCCCATCGGAGCCCAAGTTGCACAACATTGTTATAGGACGGTCTTTCCAAATCGAGATTTCTCTTGTCTAGCTTTTGGCATGCCTAGCCTGGACTTTGACATCGAGGCGGGCAACAAACGACTTTCGGAAGAAGTACGATCCCGAGGCTGGAATTGCTTGGCGCTTGTTCGCCCGCAATGGTCTGCTGAAAAGCTCGAAGAGGAACTCGATCGGCCTGGCGTTGCTGGGGTAAAGCCGTACTATGCGCTAATAAGTTACACACCGAGCAGTCGCGATGAGCATTTGGAAGCCAGCATCTTCGATTTCTTACCTCATCACCAACTCGAAGTTCTCAATTCACGTCATGCTTGGGTTACGCTCCATGTACCAAGGTCAACTCGCTTGGGTGATCCTCAGAACCTCGCTGAAGTAAGAGCCATTCGTGAGCGGTATTCAAACGTAAAGTTAGTGATTGCTCATTTGGGCAGAAGCTATACGCTTCCCCATGCCAAAGAGGCACTACCACTGCTCGCCGATGATCCAGGACTGTTTTTTGATACGTCTGCGGTATTGAATCCCGAAGTCCTGCATTTTGCTTTAGAAACAATCGGCCCCGAGCAAATCATTTATGGAACGGACAATCCGATCTTCTATATGCGAGGCCGTCGTCGGTGGCAAGGAAAAACCTATCAGAATCATACCAACTATCCGTTCTATTTTAACCAACAAAGGGAATCACCTGAAATCGAGGCAAAATACACGCTCTACATGTACGAAGCACTTAAGGCATTCAAGCAGGCGTGCCTAAATATTGCCTTAGATCGCAAATACATCGAACAAATGTTTTGCGGCAATGCAAAAGCTTTGCTCGCATCCTCGAACCACGAACATGTAGTCTAAAAACCTCTCAACATCCCTCACCTTGAAGAGTATTCCATTGTCAAGATCTTTCCGACTAAATCGACTTTTTCACCCCCGGTCTGGCCGCTGCCTGGACGTAGCTGTCGACCATGGGTTCTTCAATCAACCTGGATTTCTTCAAGGAATTGAGGATATCCGCAACGTAGTTAACACACTCGTTGAGGCTGGCCCCGATGCAATTCAACTGACGGTTGGGCATGCCCGCCATCTTCAGTCTATAGCCGGGCGCCAGAAACCTTCCTTGGTGCTTCGAACTGACACGGCCAACATTTACGGCCGTGAACTTCCAGATTCCCGCTACAGCACTATCATCGCAAACGCTGCCCTTCAGGCAGTTCAGCTCGACGCAGTTTGTGTTTGTGTCAACCTCTTTCAAATCCCTGGCGCGCCCGATGTAAACCAACAGTGTGTTGCAAATATTATGGAGCTGAAGAGGGAGTGTGATCATTTGGCGATGCCCATGATGATTGAGCCTTTGGTTTTCCGTCCCAACTCAGAGGCAGGTGGCTATATGGTGGACGGAGACGAAGTAAAGATAAAACACCTGGTACGGCAGGCCGTCGAGTTGGGAGCAGATATAATAAAGGCAGATCCCACCGACGACGTCTCTGTCTACCATCGAGTCGTGGAAGTGGCCGGTGATGTGCCAGTACTCGTTCGAGGGGGAGGAAAAGTCTCAGATCGTGAAATCTTGGAAAGAACAAAACACTTGCTTGAACAGGGAGCTTCAGGCATTGTCTACGGACGCAATGTAATCCAGCATGAAAATCCTGCTGGCATTACTAAGGCTCTTATGGCCATGCTGCACGAGGAAGCTTCAATAGTAGATGCTTTGGCACTCTTATAAAATGCGTAGCCATTCCAGTCACTTTGGGAAATACATGCCGAAACCTCCTATGAGTCCCACATCATTCTTCCAAAAAGATTTCGAACGGCAAATAGAATTCGATTTTCTAAGAGCCACTGAAATCGCAGCGTTGAATACTCTCCAGTGGCTTGGAAAGGGCCAAAAGGAGAAAGCTGATGAAGCCGCCTGCGATGCAATTCGCGGTATGTTCGACCTGATGGATATGCGTGGAGAAGTCGTAATAGGCGAAGGGATTAAGGACAAAGCACCAGGACTTTTCCAAGGTGAAAAAGTAGGCACTTGGGAAGCCAACTCCCCTAGTTTTGAGATTGCCCTCGACCCAGTTGACGGTACCACGAATGTGAGCAAGGGCTTACCCAATTCTTTGAGCTGCATTGTTGCTGCTGCTCCACAGGCGGAAGACATACCTTGCTTGCAAGATATTCCTGCCTTCTACATGGAGAAACTAGCCTATCCACTAGAAGTACGACGTGCATGGTTAAAAGATCCGAAACTTCCTATCCACATCGATGCACCTATAGGAGACGTGATTGAGACAACGGCAAGAATACTTGGCAAAGAGGTGCGTGATGTCGTTGTGTGTGTGCTCGACCGTCCGAGAAATGAAACTCTGATTGAGGCAGTCCGCAGCAAAGGTGCGGCCATGCGAATGATCACCGACGGCGATATTGCTGCCGCCTTGGCTCCAGCAATGCACACTTCAAATATCGATCTCTATGCAGGGATTGGTGGAACTCCCGAGGCCGTTCTAGCTGCTGCTGGGCTGAGATGTTTGGGAGGCGGTATGCGTGCAAAGATCTGGCCGCGAGACGAAGCAGAGAGACTCTCCTTAATTGAGCAGGGATGGGGCGATCGGCTGGGCAGAGAGTACATGTCGAGAGATTTAGCACGGGGCAATAATTTGGTGTTCGCAGCTACTGGGATTAGTACAGGCCCATTGCTCCAGGGGGTAGAGGTCAAGGGTACGATTGCCCTTACCCGCTCGGTCCTTATGCGGGCTCGAAGTGGTACTGTGCGATTTGTTGAAACTCACCATGACCTAGAACGAAAAACGATTCATCTCCGCTCTACAGGAATTGAAGCTCAAGTTTAAGAATCTGTTTGTGACTTCATCGTCACCCACAAATATGAGTGACGACCGATTGTTCTAGCTTGAGTAGCACTCAAACATCCCTCGAAGGTTGATCGTCAAAGACTGCAACTAAATCCATGACATTAATAATTCCCCAAAGAAAAGTAGCTCTTGCCTTTTTGGCCCACCCAGACGATGCAGAAATTCTATGCGCAGGGACACTTCTTCGCCTAGCAGATTTGGGCTGGGAACTCCATATTGCAACTGCTACTCCCGGTGATTGCGGTTCAAATGCCTTGCCACCAGATGAGATTGCCAAAATACGCCGTGCCGAAGGAACTGCTGCCGCGCAAGTGCTAGGTGCCACCTACCATTGTCTGGAAGAACGCGACGTAAACGTAGTCTTCGATAAGGCCACAAATCGCAAAGCAATCGATTTGTTTCGCCAGATTGCTCCTTCGTTAGTCTTCACCCATCCTCGCCTCGACTACATGCTCGACCACGAGCAAGTGCATCAATTGGCGCGGAGTGCAGCTTTCGCTTACTCAATCCCAAACGCCTCACAACTGCCATTAGTTGAAGGTTCTACGATCCCCTGGCTCTACTACTGTGATCCCATCGAAGGATCTGATCCTTATTCGGGAGAGGTTGTGAATCCCACAGTGCGGGTTGATATCTCGGAAGTGATGGATCGCAAGTCAGAGATGCTTGCCTGTCATTCCTCTCAGCGAGAATGGCTCCGAGCCCACCACGGCATGGATGAGTATATCGAGAGCATGAAGCGCCACAGCGCCATGCGAGGTCAAGAACTCGGAAGCCAATACGCAGAGGCCTTTGTCCAACACCGGGGCCATCCCTATCCTCAATCCGACATTCTTCAAGAACTTTTAGGAGGCGAATAGATGCCCCGTGCTATTAGTAAGGTGGCCCCCGAGTGGTGGGACTACACAACTCTAGATCTTGCGATACTCGAAGAGGCAGCCCGGCTCACTGCCGACGACTTGGTAGGACTCTCCCGTGAAGGATTCGAGGTCGTAATCTACGATACGCTGGAAGAATTCTTCTGTGCCGAGGCCCTGGAATACATCCAGGCTTGGCAGCAAGCAACTCCCGACATTCCCGCAGGAATCTGCGGTCCGATAGGTCCCACCGAGCAACTCCCCTTAGTAGCCAAGATTGTCAATGCACTCGATCTCAAACTACACGATGCCCACTTTTGGGGCATGGATGAGTGGATCGAGAACGGCAAACCCGTTTCCACCGATCACCCCCTCTCTTTTGCCAAGGCAGATATGGAGTTGTGCTTCAATCGGATTCGTCCAGAATTACTGATGCCGAAGGAAAATATCCACTTCCCCACGGACTTGGAAGCCTATTCCAAGAGCTATTACGAAGTCCGCTGTGTGTTAATGCAAGGAGGTCAAGGAGAGGTAAAGCATTGGGCTTTCAATGACCCTCCAAAGCGTGAAGGACCGTATCAGGATCAGCCACCTCCACCAGAAGAATATCGCAAGCTGGGAACTCGTATTACTGATCTGCATCCGATGACCGTCATTCAAAACGCCAGAACCTCGGGAGGGGGCTATGTCCCTCAGGTGCCAACATGTGCAGCCACTGTAGGTCCGACTGAAACATGGAAGGCCGAAACGGTCTCGATTTGGCATCCAGGCCATCACGACAATCCCTTTGGGATGCGCCTCACGGCGCTGATGATCAGTAAACAGATCCCTGACAGTTCGGTCCCCATGTCGTTGCTAGCCGACCATCCCCATGTCCGATTTAGCTACTATCGTGGTGGCATCGGAACCGTCGAGACAGAAATGCATTAAGCATCATCGTACCTTTCAATAATTCACTCTATCTATAGGAGAATCCATCTTGGACAAATGGCCTATTGGCGTCTTCGCGAGTATCGACGAAGGACTGGGAGTCAATCTCGATGTCGCCCACGAATTAGGGGTAACCACCATCCATCTGCATGTGCCTAGCCTACGTTCACGGACTCCGGCAGCCATCAAATCCTTTCAGAATCGATTGCAGAAGCTAGGTTTGACAGTTACTGTAGTCTTCGCCGGTTTTGAAGGGGAGAGTTATGCCGACATCCCGACAGTCCAGGAGACGATCGGGCTGGTCCCAGCTGCGACTCGTCAAGCGAGATTGGTAGAGTTGAAAGAGATCATCGACTTTACTCAGGCTCTTGGCGTAGATGCAACAGGACTGCACATCGGTTTCGTACCCCACGACACGGAGGACGCTGAGTTCGCTGCCCTTCTGGAAACCACCTGTGAGGTTTGCGACTACGCTGCCGAAAAGGGCATCCATATTCACTTGGAAACGGGTCAAGAACCGGCGGACATACTCCTGGAATTTCTCAAGGCAGTTGATCGTCCGAACCTGTGGGTAAATTTTGACCCGGCCAATATGATTCTGTACGGCTGCGGAGAACCGATTCCGGCACTAAAACAGGTTGGCAAGTATGTTCGCAGCGTGCACTGCAAAGATGCCCATTGGTCGCCTCGTCCCGGCGAAACGTGGGGGCAAGAAATGCCTTTAGGAAAAGGAGCTGTCGATTTCGACGAGTATCTCAAGACACTCGACGCGGTTGGCTACACAGGGCCACTGACCATCGAGCGTGAAATCCCGCAAGACCCAGCCCGGCAGAAAGCCGAGATTGGTCAGGCAGTAGAATTGCTCGAACGACTCAAACGTTCGAAGGTTGCCACCAAGCAGAGCGGAGTGGCATCATGACGCGCGTTGGCTTCATGGGAATGGTGCACTATCTGAGCTATCAAAAAGTCCCTGGCGCTAAAGTGGTTGCCCTATGTGATGCCAACTCCAAACGCTTAGCAGGCGATTGGACCGACATCCAGGGAAACTTTGGCCCCGCTGGCGAGCAGATGGATCTGACGGGGATCGCCACGTATGAGTCCTCGGACGAACTACTCGGCGACCCCAACATCGATCTGGTTGATATCACGCTTCCTCCCGCCGCACATGCGGGTGTAGCAATCGCAGCCCTCGAAAGTGGCAAGCATGTCTTCTGCGAAAAACCGATGGCGATGACCGTGGAGGACTGCGACCGAATGCTCGTCGCTGCAAAGAAAGCCGACAAGCAGCTCTTAATCGGACATGTATTGCCCTACTTCCCAGAATACGCTTGGGCCCTGCACGAAGTAACAAGCGGGAAGCACGGTCGCGTGCTGGGTGGATCTTTTAAGCGAGTTATTGCCGATCCTAGTTGGCTGGCGAATTACTGGTCGGCCGAGGCGGTTGGTGGCCCCATGCTCGACTTGCACGTGCATGACGCCCACTACATCCGCTTACTGTTTGGAATGCCTGAGGCTGTTACCACTTGGGGGCGTACGAGAAACGGTTTGGCAGCACATTGGCATACCAACTTCGACTATGGTCCTCAGGGACCGGTTGTGCACGCAATGAGTGGGACTATCGACCAACAGGGACGAGCATTCAATCAAGCTTTTGAAATACAGCTGGAACATGCCACTTTGGTATTCGAGTTCGCTGTGATCGACGGAGAAGGAGTTACTCTTTGTCCGCCGACGATCTTTCGAGACGATTCTAAAGTCGAGCGTGTCCAACTGCCAGGCGGAGATCCGATGGATGCCTTTGCAGAAGAGATCCACAACGTTGTGCATAGTGTACAGGGCAGCGTGTTGGACCCTGTAGCTGATGGACATCTGGCTCGGGATGCAATTCACCTTTGTCAAAAGCAGACAGAGAGTCTCCATAGCCGCTGCCGAGTCGTGATTTAGGATTGAGCTGTTTACAAAACTTGACTTTAGGAAAAAGGTGCAATCGAGAACCTCATGCAGCCACACTTTCAGAACCTTAGAAAGAAAAAGATCGTACTCATTGGCCCCCCAGGAGCGGGCAAGGGAACACAAGCGGTCCGCATCAGTGAACTACTCCAGATCCCCCATATCTCAACCGGCAACATGTTGCGTGAATTCGTCAAGACAAGTGAGCCTCCAGGAGCTCACCTGAAGTCTTGCCTAGAATCTGGACGACTGGTGCCAGATGAAACGATCGTGGAGATCGTCAATCAACGGCTGAGTCAAGAAGACTGTCGCGAGGGGTTCGTCTTGGATGGATTTCCCAGAACACTCCCTCAAGCGGAGATGTTAGACCTCATCCTAAAGCACAAGCATACTGAGCTGGATTGCTGCCTCTCTTTTTCCATTGACTTTGAAGAGGTGGTGAAACGAATCTATCACCGAAGCCAGTGTGAACTCCGCTCGGACGACACAGTAGAGATCGCTCAAGAGCGCATGAGACAATTTGACAGATTAACTGCTCCACTACTGGAGTACTATCGAGAGCAAGGCAAGATCCTGGAAGTCTCTAGCATAGGTTCTGTCGATGAGGTTTTTACTGAGATAGCGGACTTGTTGGGAAACCGCCAGCAGCCGACTTTTAACACTCCTAAGCCAAGCCATTCTCAAAAACTTTCCAAATGCTAAAGACTTTACCCATAGCTATGTCTATACCTCTTTCACGCTTCATGTCTATCCAAATCGCTCTACTATGAAAAAAACACTTGATGAGAAACTTTCTCGTATCCTCGGAGAACCTGCCTGCCAGGATTTTATCCTGGCGGATGCCAAGGATGCGGATATGGCCTTTGGAATCGCCGCGCCGGGCCGTCGTAATCCACAGAATGGACAGACGGAGTATCGTTCGCTTGCGGAGTTCCACGAAACAATCTGCGAGATTGTTGAACAAGGACTCGTCGATGTCATGCTGATGAGCGTCAATACGAACGCTCGTCTGACGATCAATAAACGTCTCTTTGAGGGAAGTAGTGTTACACCAGCCATCCGTGCCAACGACACGACCGATATCTGGCTGGCAGGGGGAGTGGGAGCATACGGATCGCAACCCTCACTCCCATTTCGCTCAGCAACGATCGATCAGGCAATGTGTGGCCACGAGAATTGCACGCCTGACGAGCGTCATATAGGAGCTGACCTGGGACTCTATTCGATCACCTTTAATAACGACGCCACGCTGGACCGCGCGGCTTTAGCTGCCTATCGAGAGTTTCGTATTGAAGCGGAGGCAAAGGGATTTCGCCATTTTCTGGAGGTGTTTGCGCCAAATGCCTGTGAGAACTTGGCTGTAGAAGATGTCCCCCGGTTTATCAATGATTCGATCGTCCGCACCCTGGCCGGAGTCCCTCCTAGTTCACGGCCAAAGTTTCTCAAAATCCCCTATTTTGGCCCGGCACCGATGGAGGAACTCGTGGCGTACGATTCTTCTCTGGTCGTCGGAATCCTCGGTGGCTCTGCGGGGACGACGTTTGATGCGTTTCATCAGCTGTGGGAGGCAAAGAAATCTGGTGCTCGTGTGGCCCTCTATGGCCGCATGATCAACAACTCCGAGCATCAACTCTCGTTTATTGAGCACCTCCGCTATTTGGCAGATGGACAACTCAATGATCCGGCAGAAGCGGTGCGGTCCTACCACGGGGCGCTCCACAAACTAGACATCGAACCCTTTTGTAGCTTGGAAGAGGACTTGCAATCGACCAAGCGGTGCTCCGATTACTCAAGCAAGAAAAAACCTAGCGGAAGAATCCTCGCATGAAGGCGTCTGAAACCAATGCTCCTGAAGTTGTCGTCGCTGGGCATGTTTGCTTGGACATTATTCCAAGTTTTCTGCAAGACACCTCGGTAGCAAGCAGCCAGATTGAGCCTGGCAAACTAAAAGTGATGGGCCCTGCGGCATGTGTCACGGGGGGGTGTGTTGCTAACACCGGGCTAACGCTCCATCAGCTTGGAGTTAGAACTTCTTTGATGGGCAAGATTGGCGATGATCCTTTCGGTGATCAGATCCTTGGCATTGTGAAGAAAGCGGATGCTTCGCTCGCTGAGAGCATGATTGTTGCACCTGGTGAGCACTCCAGTTATTCCATTGTGATTAGCCCGCCTGGGGTGGATCGTTCCTTTCTGCATTTTCCGGGGGCCAACGATACTTTTTCTGCAGGCGATGTCCCCCTAGAGCAACTCAACCAATGCAAACTGTTTCATTTTGGCTATCCGCCACTCATGAAGTGCTTTTGGAATGACGGCGGCTCTGCGATGGCAGGACTGCTTCGCAGTGTAAAAGAAAAGGGAGCTATGACCTCGCTCGACATGGCGATGCCTGATCCTACAGCTCCAGCGGGTAAGATCGACTGGAAGCCTTGGCTGGAGCAGGTGCTGCCACATG contains:
- a CDS encoding xylulokinase; protein product: MYLGLDLGTTNVKVLIVDEEGSVVGRASSSVNRVETPDGGVEQDIEQIWQATCDSIIEAIAGIDANRIRAIGVSSQGSALQLLDERQRPIGRVVSWLDGRGQPFDEELTKELGNDFFSTHVGHGASGLAVGQILRLRQNDPSAVARDRQVAFVGDIIVGRLCGRRAHDATSLAIALLYNPCLGKADPELLERLEVSEQQLPDLITADKPAGILTAEASNQLGLPAGIPVSAAVHDQYATALGAGAVEAGSICVGTGTAWVILANTSSLEKPVTSGAFVCQHLVEGLFGQMLSMGTGGSALEWTIRLKDSLKWSRAQIDQSIKKVAAGCEGLVFWPLFSPYAAEQSSVESRLTSIKLNHSFNHVLRAVLEGLVCELTRHLQIFERCNIPVSELFLCGEGAASNVTPQIIANTSGKPVECIGEPFVSAMGATVLARVLANPLDRDLQSVARQYPPASTRIEPNEDQEIYREVLTRYLQPFSEN
- a CDS encoding amidohydrolase family protein, with amino-acid sequence MPSTPLHHVWEYTDTDRSFWQEHLEDWVPQTIFDAHTHIHEPEYRLHPMTDEMRKQYWVNELFEPIGAQVAQHCYRTVFPNRDFSCLAFGMPSLDFDIEAGNKRLSEEVRSRGWNCLALVRPQWSAEKLEEELDRPGVAGVKPYYALISYTPSSRDEHLEASIFDFLPHHQLEVLNSRHAWVTLHVPRSTRLGDPQNLAEVRAIRERYSNVKLVIAHLGRSYTLPHAKEALPLLADDPGLFFDTSAVLNPEVLHFALETIGPEQIIYGTDNPIFYMRGRRRWQGKTYQNHTNYPFYFNQQRESPEIEAKYTLYMYEALKAFKQACLNIALDRKYIEQMFCGNAKALLASSNHEHVV
- a CDS encoding class I fructose-bisphosphate aldolase, giving the protein MSRSFRLNRLFHPRSGRCLDVAVDHGFFNQPGFLQGIEDIRNVVNTLVEAGPDAIQLTVGHARHLQSIAGRQKPSLVLRTDTANIYGRELPDSRYSTIIANAALQAVQLDAVCVCVNLFQIPGAPDVNQQCVANIMELKRECDHLAMPMMIEPLVFRPNSEAGGYMVDGDEVKIKHLVRQAVELGADIIKADPTDDVSVYHRVVEVAGDVPVLVRGGGKVSDREILERTKHLLEQGASGIVYGRNVIQHENPAGITKALMAMLHEEASIVDALALL
- the glpX gene encoding class II fructose-bisphosphatase, translating into MSPTSFFQKDFERQIEFDFLRATEIAALNTLQWLGKGQKEKADEAACDAIRGMFDLMDMRGEVVIGEGIKDKAPGLFQGEKVGTWEANSPSFEIALDPVDGTTNVSKGLPNSLSCIVAAAPQAEDIPCLQDIPAFYMEKLAYPLEVRRAWLKDPKLPIHIDAPIGDVIETTARILGKEVRDVVVCVLDRPRNETLIEAVRSKGAAMRMITDGDIAAALAPAMHTSNIDLYAGIGGTPEAVLAAAGLRCLGGGMRAKIWPRDEAERLSLIEQGWGDRLGREYMSRDLARGNNLVFAATGISTGPLLQGVEVKGTIALTRSVLMRARSGTVRFVETHHDLERKTIHLRSTGIEAQV
- a CDS encoding PIG-L deacetylase family protein codes for the protein MTLIIPQRKVALAFLAHPDDAEILCAGTLLRLADLGWELHIATATPGDCGSNALPPDEIAKIRRAEGTAAAQVLGATYHCLEERDVNVVFDKATNRKAIDLFRQIAPSLVFTHPRLDYMLDHEQVHQLARSAAFAYSIPNASQLPLVEGSTIPWLYYCDPIEGSDPYSGEVVNPTVRVDISEVMDRKSEMLACHSSQREWLRAHHGMDEYIESMKRHSAMRGQELGSQYAEAFVQHRGHPYPQSDILQELLGGE
- a CDS encoding sugar phosphate isomerase family, which encodes MPRAISKVAPEWWDYTTLDLAILEEAARLTADDLVGLSREGFEVVIYDTLEEFFCAEALEYIQAWQQATPDIPAGICGPIGPTEQLPLVAKIVNALDLKLHDAHFWGMDEWIENGKPVSTDHPLSFAKADMELCFNRIRPELLMPKENIHFPTDLEAYSKSYYEVRCVLMQGGQGEVKHWAFNDPPKREGPYQDQPPPPEEYRKLGTRITDLHPMTVIQNARTSGGGYVPQVPTCAATVGPTETWKAETVSIWHPGHHDNPFGMRLTALMISKQIPDSSVPMSLLADHPHVRFSYYRGGIGTVETEMH
- a CDS encoding sugar phosphate isomerase/epimerase family protein; the protein is MDKWPIGVFASIDEGLGVNLDVAHELGVTTIHLHVPSLRSRTPAAIKSFQNRLQKLGLTVTVVFAGFEGESYADIPTVQETIGLVPAATRQARLVELKEIIDFTQALGVDATGLHIGFVPHDTEDAEFAALLETTCEVCDYAAEKGIHIHLETGQEPADILLEFLKAVDRPNLWVNFDPANMILYGCGEPIPALKQVGKYVRSVHCKDAHWSPRPGETWGQEMPLGKGAVDFDEYLKTLDAVGYTGPLTIEREIPQDPARQKAEIGQAVELLERLKRSKVATKQSGVAS
- a CDS encoding Gfo/Idh/MocA family protein; its protein translation is MTRVGFMGMVHYLSYQKVPGAKVVALCDANSKRLAGDWTDIQGNFGPAGEQMDLTGIATYESSDELLGDPNIDLVDITLPPAAHAGVAIAALESGKHVFCEKPMAMTVEDCDRMLVAAKKADKQLLIGHVLPYFPEYAWALHEVTSGKHGRVLGGSFKRVIADPSWLANYWSAEAVGGPMLDLHVHDAHYIRLLFGMPEAVTTWGRTRNGLAAHWHTNFDYGPQGPVVHAMSGTIDQQGRAFNQAFEIQLEHATLVFEFAVIDGEGVTLCPPTIFRDDSKVERVQLPGGDPMDAFAEEIHNVVHSVQGSVLDPVADGHLARDAIHLCQKQTESLHSRCRVVI
- a CDS encoding adenylate kinase; translated protein: MQPHFQNLRKKKIVLIGPPGAGKGTQAVRISELLQIPHISTGNMLREFVKTSEPPGAHLKSCLESGRLVPDETIVEIVNQRLSQEDCREGFVLDGFPRTLPQAEMLDLILKHKHTELDCCLSFSIDFEEVVKRIYHRSQCELRSDDTVEIAQERMRQFDRLTAPLLEYYREQGKILEVSSIGSVDEVFTEIADLLGNRQQPTFNTPKPSHSQKLSKC
- a CDS encoding carbohydrate kinase family protein, translated to MKASETNAPEVVVAGHVCLDIIPSFLQDTSVASSQIEPGKLKVMGPAACVTGGCVANTGLTLHQLGVRTSLMGKIGDDPFGDQILGIVKKADASLAESMIVAPGEHSSYSIVISPPGVDRSFLHFPGANDTFSAGDVPLEQLNQCKLFHFGYPPLMKCFWNDGGSAMAGLLRSVKEKGAMTSLDMAMPDPTAPAGKIDWKPWLEQVLPHVDLFMPSLDEILFMLDPKQYTNKTPGEVFDSDLLSKTADQLISLGAGIVVLKLGTHGLYLKSSSAVDRISRGFYPGKNSLEAWVGRELYTPCFEVPVVSTNGAGDRTIAGFLAAVVQDASPTEALQMAVGVGATSVAASDFSEADFSWESIKRRVDAGWNHQPVENAVREDFRSDESGCWRGKQDKATVRKLTTAT